The Pseudanabaena galeata CCNP1313 genome includes a region encoding these proteins:
- the pedR gene encoding photosynthetic electron transport-dependent transcriptional regulator PedR, translating into MTNPAESNQTVISSSSIALSERELQVIELVAAGLTNQDIAVKLAISKRTVDNHISNILTKTKTDNRVSLVRWALQWGKVCIDEVNCCLIGTHTVGRVLDAKDLEQELESA; encoded by the coding sequence ATGACCAACCCTGCCGAATCAAATCAAACTGTCATTTCTAGCTCATCAATTGCTCTATCTGAAAGAGAATTGCAAGTGATTGAATTAGTAGCTGCGGGCTTAACTAACCAAGATATCGCAGTCAAACTAGCGATTAGCAAGCGTACTGTCGATAATCACATCAGCAACATTTTAACTAAAACTAAGACCGACAATCGGGTTTCACTAGTACGTTGGGCTTTGCAATGGGGGAAAGTATGCATTGATGAAGTTAACTGCTGCCTAATCGGGACACATACGGTTGGTAGAGTTTTAGATGCAAAAGATTTAGAGCAGGAATTAGAAAGTGCCTAG
- a CDS encoding DUF2232 domain-containing protein has protein sequence MTKLPHTDPREMVETAFLASTTAMLFLINFYFPLGPLLRMLFPLPTALAYLRWNSRAAWMAMVVTALLLAILMGPTRSIQYIVPHGLVGVTLGYLWKRDFPWSGSLSIATMIGSIGTAFQFAFLSILLGENVWNYSIVQVTGLLNWLLQLFGSLEQPDFAAIQTFAIAAIIFSNFAYQLLVHLVAWIVLDRLGNPIPSPPKWIESLLA, from the coding sequence ATGACCAAATTGCCCCATACCGATCCTCGCGAAATGGTAGAAACTGCCTTTCTGGCAAGTACTACCGCCATGTTGTTTTTAATTAACTTTTACTTTCCTTTGGGCCCGCTACTACGAATGCTATTCCCTTTGCCCACAGCTTTAGCCTATTTACGGTGGAATAGTCGGGCTGCATGGATGGCGATGGTTGTAACCGCCCTACTTTTGGCAATTCTGATGGGGCCAACCCGCAGCATTCAGTATATTGTTCCCCATGGTTTAGTCGGAGTCACATTGGGCTATTTGTGGAAACGGGATTTTCCTTGGTCGGGTTCACTGAGCATTGCGACGATGATTGGCTCAATTGGTACGGCTTTTCAATTTGCTTTTTTATCAATTTTATTAGGTGAAAATGTTTGGAATTATTCAATTGTGCAGGTTACAGGACTACTCAATTGGCTACTACAACTTTTTGGATCATTAGAACAACCAGATTTTGCTGCCATCCAAACCTTTGCGATCGCCGCAATTATCTTTAGTAATTTCGCATATCAATTACTTGTGCATCTAGTTGCTTGGATTGTGCTTGATCGACTAGGTAATCCCATTCCTAGTCCCCCAAAATGGATAGAATCTTTATTAGCTTGA
- the lgt gene encoding prolipoprotein diacylglyceryl transferase, which yields MFNLLPLAFEFTSPGPIAFEIGPLSIRWYGLLIASAIIFGTVLAQTLAQKRNVDPELVGDLAIWLVVGAIPCARFYYVLFEWPRFQTQEWYKVFAIWEGGIAIHGAIIGGAIAATIFCKRQKISTWMMADIIMPAVILGQAIGRWGNFFNSEAFGSPTDLPWKLLIPINRRPPEFVNEAYFHPTFLYESLWNLGVFAILIFAFLRFPKLRTGTITMIYAIAYSLGRFWIEGLRTDSLMVGGLRTAQMISLAAIAAGVFGLVWLYGLRRRFPDTTPKEIPSENL from the coding sequence GTGTTTAATCTGTTGCCTCTTGCTTTTGAATTTACATCTCCGGGTCCGATCGCCTTTGAGATTGGACCACTTTCGATCCGTTGGTATGGACTGTTGATTGCCTCGGCAATTATTTTTGGGACTGTTTTGGCGCAAACTCTTGCCCAAAAACGTAATGTCGATCCAGAGCTAGTGGGCGATTTGGCGATTTGGCTCGTAGTTGGTGCGATTCCCTGCGCCCGTTTTTACTATGTCCTCTTTGAATGGCCTCGCTTTCAGACTCAGGAATGGTACAAAGTCTTTGCGATCTGGGAAGGCGGGATTGCGATTCATGGGGCAATTATCGGTGGGGCGATCGCCGCAACTATATTTTGTAAGCGTCAAAAAATTTCCACATGGATGATGGCTGATATCATCATGCCTGCGGTAATTTTGGGACAAGCGATCGGGCGTTGGGGCAACTTTTTTAATTCTGAAGCTTTTGGTAGTCCCACGGATTTACCTTGGAAATTATTGATTCCGATCAATCGTCGCCCCCCTGAATTCGTAAATGAGGCATACTTTCATCCCACATTCCTCTATGAATCCCTGTGGAATCTTGGTGTATTTGCGATTTTAATCTTTGCCTTCTTGCGATTTCCGAAACTGAGGACTGGCACGATCACGATGATCTATGCGATCGCCTATAGTCTCGGTCGATTTTGGATTGAGGGTTTACGCACCGATAGTTTGATGGTGGGTGGGCTTCGCACTGCCCAGATGATTAGTCTTGCCGCGATCGCCGCAGGTGTTTTTGGTTTAGTGTGGCTATACGGATTGCGTCGGCGTTTTCCTGATACCACACCCAAAGAAATTCCGTCCGAAAATCTATGA
- a CDS encoding aspartate aminotransferase, translated as MKTWLKPAQRLGKLPPYVFARLDELKLRAKEQGLDLIDLGMGNPDGPTPAPVVEAAIAALKNPKNHGYPPFEGTASFRRAITDWYKRRYNVQLDSEGEALPLIGSKEGLGHLAIAYIDPGDLVLVPSPAYPAHFRGPMLAGGEIYEMILSPEKDWLIDLDAIPEDVAKRAKVMYFNYPANPTGAIAPREFFEEVVAFAKKYEILLVHDLCYAELAFDGYTPTSLLEIEGGKDVGVEFHTLSKTYNMAGWRVGFVVGNRHVIQGLRTLKTNLDYGIFSAIQVAAETALQLPDKYLEEVCDRYKERRDFLISGLGELGWNIPKTYATMYLWIPVPVGMTSADFALKVLESTGVVFTPGSAFGQGGEGYVRISLIADCDRLGEALNRLKQAGIRFK; from the coding sequence ATGAAGACTTGGCTCAAACCTGCTCAACGACTAGGAAAACTCCCCCCATATGTTTTTGCACGTCTAGATGAGTTGAAGTTACGAGCGAAAGAGCAAGGTCTCGATTTGATCGATCTGGGCATGGGCAATCCTGATGGACCTACTCCTGCTCCAGTAGTCGAAGCAGCGATCGCTGCTTTGAAAAACCCCAAAAATCATGGCTACCCTCCCTTTGAAGGCACGGCAAGTTTTCGTCGCGCGATTACGGATTGGTACAAGCGTCGTTACAATGTCCAGCTTGACTCTGAAGGTGAAGCTTTACCATTAATTGGCTCTAAGGAAGGTTTAGGACATTTAGCGATCGCCTATATCGATCCAGGTGATCTTGTGCTTGTGCCAAGTCCCGCCTATCCCGCCCATTTTCGAGGTCCCATGTTAGCTGGTGGCGAAATCTATGAAATGATCCTTAGTCCAGAAAAGGACTGGCTAATTGATTTAGATGCGATTCCCGAAGATGTGGCAAAACGCGCCAAGGTGATGTATTTTAATTACCCAGCCAATCCCACAGGGGCGATCGCTCCCCGTGAATTTTTTGAAGAAGTAGTTGCCTTTGCTAAGAAATACGAGATTTTATTAGTTCACGATCTCTGCTATGCCGAGCTTGCCTTTGATGGCTATACACCCACCAGTTTGCTGGAAATCGAAGGCGGCAAAGATGTGGGTGTAGAATTTCATACCCTTTCCAAAACCTATAATATGGCGGGCTGGCGTGTGGGCTTTGTAGTCGGCAATCGCCATGTAATCCAAGGTTTACGTACCCTCAAAACCAACCTCGATTACGGCATCTTCTCCGCAATTCAAGTAGCGGCTGAAACTGCGCTGCAACTGCCAGACAAATATCTCGAAGAAGTTTGCGATCGCTACAAAGAGCGGCGTGATTTCCTAATCTCAGGTTTAGGCGAACTGGGCTGGAATATTCCGAAAACCTATGCCACCATGTATCTCTGGATTCCTGTACCTGTGGGTATGACTTCCGCCGACTTTGCTCTTAAAGTACTGGAGAGTACGGGTGTAGTATTTACTCCTGGTAGTGCCTTTGGACAAGGCGGTGAAGGCTATGTCAGAATCAGTTTGATCGCGGACTGCGATCGCTTGGGCGAGGCGCTGAATCGTCTTAAGCAAGCAGGAATAAGGTTCAAGTAA
- a CDS encoding NAD(P)H-quinone oxidoreductase subunit 4 — MSVAEFPWLTTILLLPLVAAFAIPFIPDKYGNAKNVRSYSMAVGFIELSLMIYAFWSQYNLHEASFQMAETYAWIPQLGLNWSLAVDGLSMPLILLTGLITTLAIFASWNVKHKSRLFYFLMLCLYSAQIGVFAAQDLLLFFFMWELELIPVYLLISIWGGPKRLYAATKFILYTALGSIFILVAGLAMAFYGDTTTFNMAELGMKQYPIAFELLAYAGFLIAFGVKLPIFPLHTWLPDAHGEASAPVSMVLAGVLLKMGGYALIRFNIEMLPNAHVYFAPLLAVLGVVGIVYGAMAAFAQQNLKRRLAYSSISHMGFILVGLASFNDLGVSGAVLQMLSHGLIAAALFFLAGVTYDRTHTLMMDEMGGIAKIMPKAFALMTASAMASLALPGMSGFVSELKIFLGITTSDVYASNFKVVMIGLAAVGVIITPIYLLSTLRQVFYGQPNPALQFDKYVSDAKPREVFIAACLLVPIVAIGLYPKLATQTYDVKTVAVTEQARGAFSLVAQTNPHLYSSGLLAPNLFHPKPQTLLGIVE; from the coding sequence ATGTCTGTTGCAGAATTTCCTTGGCTTACCACAATTCTTTTGTTACCCCTTGTAGCAGCTTTTGCAATTCCTTTTATTCCTGACAAATACGGTAATGCCAAGAATGTGCGATCGTATTCGATGGCAGTAGGTTTTATTGAATTGTCATTAATGATCTATGCATTTTGGAGCCAATACAATTTGCATGAAGCATCGTTTCAAATGGCAGAAACATACGCTTGGATTCCTCAGCTTGGCTTGAACTGGTCATTGGCGGTTGACGGCTTATCAATGCCGCTCATTTTATTGACGGGCTTAATCACCACCTTAGCAATTTTTGCCAGTTGGAATGTCAAGCACAAGTCACGCCTCTTCTATTTCTTGATGCTTTGCTTGTATAGCGCTCAGATTGGCGTATTTGCTGCTCAAGATTTATTACTATTCTTTTTTATGTGGGAATTAGAACTGATTCCCGTTTACTTACTGATTTCGATTTGGGGTGGACCAAAGCGTCTTTACGCAGCAACCAAGTTTATTCTCTACACAGCATTGGGTTCGATTTTTATCCTTGTCGCTGGGTTAGCGATGGCTTTTTACGGGGATACCACTACCTTTAATATGGCAGAACTGGGAATGAAGCAGTACCCGATCGCCTTTGAGCTACTTGCCTATGCAGGTTTCTTGATTGCCTTTGGTGTGAAATTGCCAATTTTCCCTTTACATACATGGTTACCAGATGCTCACGGGGAAGCCTCTGCGCCAGTATCGATGGTACTAGCTGGGGTCTTATTGAAAATGGGGGGATATGCCTTAATCCGTTTCAATATTGAAATGTTGCCCAATGCCCATGTTTACTTCGCGCCTTTGTTAGCAGTTCTCGGTGTAGTCGGCATCGTTTATGGTGCAATGGCAGCTTTCGCGCAACAAAATCTCAAACGTCGCTTAGCCTATTCTTCGATTTCACACATGGGCTTTATTCTGGTGGGATTAGCTTCTTTCAATGATTTGGGCGTAAGTGGAGCGGTTTTACAAATGCTATCTCACGGCTTGATTGCGGCAGCTCTATTCTTTTTAGCAGGGGTTACCTACGATCGCACCCATACCTTAATGATGGACGAAATGGGCGGTATCGCGAAAATCATGCCCAAGGCTTTCGCTTTGATGACTGCTTCGGCTATGGCTTCTTTGGCTCTTCCTGGAATGAGTGGATTTGTGAGCGAGTTGAAGATTTTCCTTGGCATTACGACCAGTGATGTCTATGCCTCTAATTTCAAGGTTGTGATGATTGGTTTAGCCGCCGTTGGCGTAATTATCACGCCAATTTATCTACTCTCAACTTTGCGTCAAGTTTTCTACGGTCAGCCTAATCCTGCTTTGCAATTCGATAAATATGTCAGCGATGCTAAACCTCGCGAAGTATTTATTGCCGCTTGCTTACTTGTACCAATTGTGGCGATCGGGCTTTATCCGAAATTAGCAACTCAGACCTATGATGTAAAAACTGTAGCGGTAACTGAACAAGCGCGTGGAGCCTTTAGTTTAGTAGCACAGACTAATCCGCATCTTTATTCGTCAGGTTTGCTTGCTCCAAATCTATTTCACCCCAAGCCTCAAACTCTTTTGGGAATAGTTGAGTAG
- a CDS encoding FkbM family methyltransferase — MVTNSPTENPDRSRTQPDDWLYDRSVLGWILNPNLRKQLPFLYRLFGWYCKLYFSLTGKSYLLGGRELFRFLSNIFYRLSPDQYLELKLSGYQVFLNPTDMRLFQVVNELASEETDTRVLSGLLSEGDTFLDVGANHGSFAIVASKMVGEKGFVLAVEPQPRLAKALGKSLTANALCKFQIYNLAVGDTDGEIELLVPIGTSGSAGIFPEHSATHQYKTFTVPLKRFDELVDWQNFTGKVVLKLDVEGSECAFLSGARKMITALKPTLIIEVHPTSLRAAGATGDQLKKLLQELGYKYYAEIADRDRTFALEDLNTNIQRNVVMMMA; from the coding sequence ATGGTTACGAATTCTCCCACGGAAAACCCAGATCGCAGCCGAACTCAACCCGATGATTGGCTATACGATCGCTCAGTTTTAGGATGGATACTCAATCCAAATCTGAGGAAGCAATTACCATTTCTGTATCGCCTCTTTGGTTGGTACTGCAAATTGTATTTTAGTCTCACTGGCAAGAGCTATCTCCTCGGTGGACGAGAGTTATTTAGATTTCTATCCAATATTTTCTATAGGCTTTCACCCGATCAATACCTAGAGCTAAAACTATCAGGCTATCAAGTATTTCTCAATCCCACAGATATGCGACTTTTTCAAGTTGTCAATGAACTAGCTAGTGAAGAAACCGACACGCGAGTTTTATCAGGATTACTGTCTGAGGGTGATACTTTCCTAGATGTTGGCGCAAATCATGGGAGCTTTGCGATCGTGGCAAGTAAGATGGTTGGCGAAAAAGGTTTTGTCCTCGCGGTGGAGCCACAACCTCGTTTAGCCAAGGCTTTAGGAAAATCTCTAACTGCCAATGCGCTCTGCAAATTCCAGATTTATAATCTAGCCGTTGGTGATACTGACGGTGAAATAGAGCTATTAGTACCCATTGGCACTTCTGGCTCAGCAGGTATATTTCCAGAACATTCCGCAACCCATCAATACAAAACCTTCACAGTTCCACTCAAACGGTTTGATGAATTGGTCGATTGGCAAAATTTTACTGGCAAAGTTGTACTAAAACTGGATGTGGAAGGTAGTGAATGTGCTTTTCTCTCAGGGGCTAGGAAAATGATTACGGCTTTAAAACCAACTCTGATCATTGAAGTCCATCCCACCAGTCTTAGAGCCGCAGGAGCCACGGGAGATCAACTTAAGAAACTATTGCAGGAGCTTGGTTATAAATATTATGCAGAGATAGCCGATCGCGATCGCACTTTTGCGCTGGAAGACTTAAACACCAATATTCAGCGAAATGTGGTGATGATGATGGCATAG
- a CDS encoding AAA-like domain-containing protein: MIDKKKVLLLSANPANTDRLRVEAEFREIEECCQKSSLRDRFVIVTKGAVRIDDLQPILLQEVPRVVHFSGHGAAENGLVLEHDDGSWQLAPTEALADLFRILQNGIDCVVLNACFSQVQAEAIARYVPYVLGMNQAIGDVAAIEFAKGFYGALFEGKSVKDAFELGKNLIALKNIPEAQTPVLLERRYESQVLPKVNIAIEEPEGAVRIGSEFYIPRSPQQEQCFKAIAMPHALLRLKSPDRMGKSSLLVRVLEEARRLDNRTTWLDLQKCDRKFFENMDRFLQWFCAVIGRDLGVKAKPNDDWDEMFGANSNCEEFFERYLLNDDDRPLVIAIENLDRIFLHEAIEVDFCGLLRGWHEQGKHDKRWGKLRLVLAYSMESFTTKDINQSPFNVGTPIDLDEFTIAQVQELAALHGFSPTQIEPISELIGGHPYLVRLAFYNLASGANSLEQIIQAAATEVGLFGKHLTTRLAKVEKDAHLTEVLRSLVNSPQPIRFDLATTAKLDGMGLILRTETGVKIRNELYRRYFQNRLGV; encoded by the coding sequence ATGATAGATAAGAAAAAAGTACTGCTGCTGTCTGCTAATCCTGCGAATACTGATCGCTTGCGGGTTGAGGCGGAATTTCGGGAAATTGAGGAATGTTGTCAGAAATCGAGTTTGCGCGATCGCTTTGTGATCGTTACTAAAGGCGCAGTCCGAATTGATGACTTGCAGCCAATTTTGCTGCAAGAAGTGCCGCGTGTGGTGCATTTCTCAGGACATGGGGCGGCGGAAAATGGTTTGGTTTTAGAACATGATGATGGTAGTTGGCAACTCGCACCCACTGAGGCTCTAGCAGATTTGTTTCGGATTCTCCAAAATGGCATCGACTGCGTGGTGCTGAATGCTTGTTTCTCACAGGTGCAAGCAGAAGCGATCGCCCGTTATGTGCCGTATGTGTTGGGTATGAATCAGGCGATCGGTGATGTGGCGGCGATCGAGTTTGCTAAAGGATTTTATGGGGCATTGTTTGAAGGGAAATCGGTTAAAGATGCCTTTGAGTTGGGTAAAAATCTGATTGCGCTCAAAAATATTCCTGAAGCGCAAACGCCAGTGCTGTTGGAACGCCGTTATGAAAGTCAGGTTTTACCGAAGGTAAATATCGCGATCGAAGAACCTGAAGGCGCGGTGCGGATTGGTTCCGAGTTTTATATTCCGCGATCGCCTCAACAGGAACAATGCTTTAAAGCGATCGCCATGCCCCATGCCTTGCTGCGTTTAAAATCTCCTGACCGCATGGGTAAGTCTTCGCTATTGGTGCGAGTCTTAGAAGAAGCGCGGCGGCTGGATAATCGCACCACATGGCTAGATTTACAAAAGTGCGATCGCAAGTTCTTTGAAAATATGGATCGCTTCTTGCAGTGGTTTTGTGCGGTGATTGGGCGGGATTTGGGAGTGAAGGCTAAACCTAATGATGATTGGGATGAAATGTTTGGCGCAAACAGCAACTGCGAGGAATTTTTTGAAAGATATTTGTTAAATGACGACGATCGCCCGTTGGTGATTGCCATTGAAAATCTGGATCGCATATTTCTTCATGAAGCGATCGAGGTGGATTTTTGCGGTTTATTGCGCGGTTGGCATGAGCAGGGCAAGCATGACAAAAGATGGGGTAAGTTGCGGCTAGTGCTTGCCTATTCGATGGAATCTTTTACGACTAAGGATATTAATCAATCACCTTTTAATGTAGGTACGCCCATTGATTTGGATGAATTCACCATTGCTCAAGTGCAGGAACTTGCCGCATTGCATGGATTCTCACCTACACAAATCGAACCAATATCAGAATTAATTGGTGGACATCCCTATCTAGTACGACTAGCTTTCTATAATTTAGCTAGTGGCGCAAATTCTCTTGAGCAAATCATCCAAGCTGCGGCGACGGAAGTGGGACTTTTTGGCAAACATCTCACTACACGTTTAGCCAAGGTCGAAAAAGATGCTCATCTTACGGAAGTTTTGCGATCGCTGGTTAATTCACCGCAACCAATCCGTTTTGATCTAGCGACTACGGCAAAATTAGATGGAATGGGTTTAATATTACGCACAGAGACTGGTGTAAAGATCCGCAATGAGCTATATCGGCGCTATTTCCAAAACCGTTTAGGAGTGTAA
- a CDS encoding restriction endonuclease subunit R: protein MPKTLQASEIDLAKLEELFAIAQSRDAEFFDEWRDDLPKLTENEQLSLDDLKADYLHLSKHSLLEPLVKMVVLSPILKLAGFYRDPFYLKAEQVVNILSQDQDILVQGRIDVLVFNPPFWVVVIEAKRAAYSVEVGIPQALTYMMANPHPDRPVFGLVTNGSEFIFLKLQLQDSLKYAESELFSIKRGNDLYTVVSILKHLAQLAI from the coding sequence ATGCCTAAAACTTTACAAGCATCAGAAATTGATCTGGCAAAGCTAGAGGAACTTTTTGCGATCGCCCAGTCACGGGATGCAGAATTTTTTGATGAATGGCGCGATGACTTACCTAAACTTACTGAAAACGAACAGTTAAGCCTTGACGATCTCAAAGCAGATTATCTACACCTGTCGAAACATTCTCTATTGGAACCGCTTGTAAAAATGGTGGTGCTATCGCCGATTTTGAAACTAGCAGGTTTCTATCGCGATCCTTTCTATCTCAAAGCCGAACAGGTAGTGAATATTCTCTCCCAAGATCAAGATATTCTTGTTCAAGGAAGAATTGATGTTTTAGTATTTAATCCGCCTTTTTGGGTGGTCGTAATCGAAGCTAAGAGAGCGGCTTATTCTGTAGAAGTTGGCATTCCTCAAGCCTTGACTTACATGATGGCAAATCCCCATCCTGATCGCCCTGTTTTTGGACTGGTCACGAATGGCAGTGAGTTTATCTTTCTAAAACTTCAGCTTCAAGACAGCCTAAAATATGCTGAGTCAGAACTATTCTCAATCAAGCGTGGCAATGATTTATACACAGTTGTCAGTATTTTGAAACATCTTGCTCAATTAGCCATATGA
- a CDS encoding Uma2 family endonuclease, with amino-acid sequence MNSATIETIELKRHHFNVQQYHQMYEAGIFSESDRLELIYGELVTMSPINRRHAACVNRLTYLLSRIMGNRAIVAVQNPIRLSDDSEPQPDVAILKWQDDFYISGHPTASDIHWLIEVSDTTIGIDRRVKVPLYTESGIAETWLVNLNEDCLEVYRGSKELILQRGDRIASLAFPDVVFAVTDILG; translated from the coding sequence ATGAACAGTGCCACTATCGAAACCATTGAGCTAAAAAGACACCATTTTAATGTTCAGCAATACCACCAAATGTATGAGGCAGGGATCTTCTCAGAGAGCGATCGCCTTGAATTAATTTATGGAGAGCTAGTAACTATGTCCCCAATTAATCGCCGTCATGCTGCTTGTGTGAATCGGCTGACTTATTTACTCAGTCGGATCATGGGCAACCGTGCGATCGTTGCTGTCCAAAATCCTATTCGCCTATCCGATGACTCAGAGCCGCAGCCTGATGTCGCGATTCTTAAATGGCAAGATGATTTTTATATTTCTGGACATCCCACCGCATCGGATATCCATTGGCTAATTGAAGTTTCCGATACGACTATTGGAATTGATCGCCGCGTTAAAGTGCCACTCTATACTGAGTCTGGAATTGCGGAAACATGGCTAGTGAATCTCAATGAAGATTGCCTTGAAGTTTACAGAGGGAGCAAGGAGTTGATTTTGCAAAGGGGAGATCGCATTGCCTCCCTTGCTTTTCCCGATGTAGTATTTGCAGTAACCGATATCTTGGGATAA
- a CDS encoding Uma2 family endonuclease, whose translation MVISSPAIKSVNPIEYPSGDGEPVAETYDHFYAIAVLLEMLRQYLTGRQATVLGNQFLYYAQGLPRMRVAPDVMVIFDVAAGGRDNYKIWEEGQVPAVVFEITSKSTQITDIGFKRDLYAQMGVQEYWLFDPKNEWLEQQLQGYRLKGEEYEPIIDGQSLVLGLQLSIEDKKIALHRLDNGEKLPFPSELAEQVAQERQAKQELEVLLQRYRDRYGDLE comes from the coding sequence ATGGTAATTTCATCACCTGCGATTAAATCAGTCAACCCAATCGAATATCCCTCTGGTGATGGTGAGCCTGTGGCGGAAACTTATGACCATTTTTATGCGATCGCCGTACTTTTAGAAATGCTACGGCAATATTTAACAGGCAGACAAGCGACGGTTTTGGGCAATCAGTTTCTCTACTATGCCCAAGGATTGCCCAGAATGCGTGTGGCTCCCGATGTGATGGTGATTTTTGATGTGGCGGCTGGCGGTCGCGACAATTATAAAATTTGGGAAGAGGGACAAGTGCCTGCGGTGGTTTTTGAAATTACCTCCAAAAGTACGCAGATTACTGATATTGGCTTTAAGCGAGATCTCTATGCTCAGATGGGTGTGCAGGAATATTGGCTATTTGACCCGAAAAATGAATGGTTAGAGCAGCAACTACAAGGTTATCGCCTCAAGGGTGAAGAATATGAGCCGATTATCGACGGACAGAGTTTAGTCCTAGGTTTGCAGCTATCGATTGAGGACAAAAAAATTGCCTTGCATCGTCTGGACAACGGCGAAAAGTTGCCTTTCCCTTCTGAGCTTGCCGAACAAGTGGCTCAAGAGCGTCAAGCTAAACAGGAACTTGAGGTATTATTGCAGCGCTACCGAGATCGCTATGGAGATCTTGAATAA
- a CDS encoding HNH endonuclease, protein MTTKPISAKLRQIVSERAKGCCEYCLSQETYSTQRLSVEHIIPIWKNGETTVDNLALACQGCNNYKHTKTQAIDPITSQVTDLYHPRQQQWKDHFTWNDDYSEIIGLTPTGRVTVELLKLNREGVVNLRRILYATGNHPPL, encoded by the coding sequence ATGACCACCAAACCAATTAGCGCCAAACTTAGGCAAATAGTTTCGGAAAGAGCAAAAGGTTGTTGTGAATATTGTCTTAGCCAAGAGACTTACTCTACACAGAGGCTTTCGGTTGAGCATATTATTCCGATTTGGAAAAATGGTGAAACTACGGTTGATAATCTTGCTCTCGCTTGTCAAGGATGCAACAATTACAAACACACTAAAACTCAAGCAATCGATCCTATAACTTCACAAGTAACGGATCTTTATCATCCTAGACAACAGCAATGGAAAGATCACTTTACTTGGAATGATGACTACAGCGAAATCATTGGTTTAACGCCCACAGGACGAGTAACTGTGGAACTGCTTAAACTCAATCGCGAAGGAGTTGTCAATCTTCGCCGTATTCTATATGCAACAGGAAATCACCCGCCGTTATGA